In Campylobacter vulpis, a genomic segment contains:
- a CDS encoding branched-chain amino acid transporter permease yields MFEKYILMMIFAAFLGTYLSRVLPYVFFKHKKESQNLLFIQKNMPLLIIIVLFFYTFYGVDFTHSPYGLDMILACVFVFLFHLKFKNALLSIILGTIFYMICLRL; encoded by the coding sequence ATGTTTGAAAAATATATTTTAATGATGATTTTTGCGGCTTTTCTTGGCACTTATCTTTCTAGAGTTTTACCCTATGTTTTCTTTAAGCACAAAAAAGAAAGTCAAAATTTGCTTTTTATACAGAAAAATATGCCTTTGCTCATTATTATCGTTTTATTTTTTTACACTTTTTATGGAGTAGATTTTACGCATTCTCCTTACGGGCTGGATATGATTTTAGCTTGTGTTTTTGTCTTTCTTTTTCATCTTAAATTTAAAAATGCACTTTTAAGTATCATTTTAGGAACGATTTTTTATATGATTTGCTTAAGATTATAA
- a CDS encoding LptA/OstA family protein, producing the protein MACRLIIGLFLSFNILLADKIEIKALNFYADENTGKSILSGNVIVSRGKDVLNAEELVIFMDKNRKPLRYEASKNPKFSINLKGKTYKGSGDKFIYNVAKDTYEINGNAFIHELNTDKKLYGDKIIVDRKANVYQVQSRQNKPARFVFELENDK; encoded by the coding sequence GTGGCTTGTAGATTGATCATTGGACTTTTTTTAAGCTTTAATATTTTACTTGCTGATAAAATTGAAATTAAGGCACTTAATTTTTATGCCGATGAAAATACAGGTAAAAGCATTTTAAGTGGTAATGTCATCGTAAGTAGAGGTAAAGATGTGTTAAATGCTGAAGAGCTTGTCATTTTTATGGATAAAAATAGAAAGCCTTTGCGTTATGAAGCGAGTAAAAATCCCAAATTTAGCATTAATCTTAAAGGTAAAACCTATAAAGGAAGCGGGGATAAATTCATCTACAATGTCGCTAAAGATACTTATGAGATTAATGGTAATGCCTTTATCCACGAGCTTAACACGGATAAAAAACTTTATGGAGATAAAATCATAGTTGATAGAAAGGCAAATGTCTATCAAGTGCAAAGTAGGCAAAATAAACCTGCGCGTTTTGTTTTTGAGCTTGAAAATGATAAGTAG
- a CDS encoding chaperone NapD, with protein MNLSSVLIVAKEELIDTLAESIAKIELCSVELKEKDKLIVVIESENLDSELKAYKKLEALPNLISINMVFSYQDLDEDIQKALNSGAIESIEKNEKAENVIYNGSVFQKMS; from the coding sequence ATGAATCTTTCTAGCGTTTTGATTGTCGCCAAAGAAGAACTGATTGACACTTTAGCCGAAAGTATCGCTAAGATAGAGCTTTGCTCTGTGGAACTTAAAGAAAAAGATAAATTAATCGTAGTGATAGAGAGTGAAAATTTAGATAGTGAGCTTAAAGCCTACAAAAAGCTTGAGGCTTTACCAAATTTAATTAGCATTAATATGGTCTTTTCTTATCAGGATTTAGATGAAGATATACAAAAAGCACTTAATAGCGGTGCAATAGAGAGTATAGAAAAAAACGAAAAAGCCGAAAATGTCATTTATAATGGCAGCGTTTTTCAAAAAATGTCTTAA
- a CDS encoding WD40 repeat domain-containing protein, whose product MKNFLLLFVLSLELMGFKIELNSNVTALKLEEKSLYIGTDEGEIYILETQNLKGQNEYLFLNEPFVKFEKVQNYYETLGAKIYYIDVLNNKMLVLSEGDFGSKNLSIYENNHLIQTKKLEFEGVSRAFFIDENTLLVGLIGSEVKLLNLDFKELKSFKFSHSSLNDIVLSEDKKSFVAGFESGEVELFDLEKWQILKNYNAIHKDNIYQVSYKNGVILSCGTDRRVGVVRKEEQNFLQKDFLIYACALSPSGKLAAFSDNNSGITELFETSTLKSIKQFKNLDMMSEFIIFLDDSTLLISGFGKVILMRSL is encoded by the coding sequence ATGAAAAATTTTCTCCTTCTTTTTGTGTTGAGTTTGGAGCTTATGGGTTTTAAAATCGAGCTAAATTCTAATGTTACTGCTTTAAAACTTGAAGAAAAAAGCTTATATATAGGCACAGATGAGGGGGAAATTTATATCCTAGAAACACAAAATTTAAAAGGGCAAAATGAATACCTTTTTCTAAATGAACCCTTTGTTAAATTTGAAAAAGTGCAAAATTATTATGAAACTTTAGGAGCTAAAATTTATTATATTGATGTGCTTAATAATAAAATGCTTGTTTTAAGTGAGGGTGATTTTGGTAGTAAAAATTTAAGCATTTATGAAAATAATCATTTAATCCAAACTAAAAAACTTGAATTTGAAGGCGTAAGTCGTGCCTTTTTTATCGATGAAAATACCCTGCTTGTTGGTTTGATAGGTTCTGAAGTCAAACTTTTAAATTTAGATTTTAAAGAATTAAAAAGCTTTAAATTTTCTCATTCTAGTCTTAATGACATTGTTTTAAGTGAAGATAAAAAGAGTTTTGTGGCTGGGTTTGAAAGCGGAGAGGTGGAGCTTTTTGATTTAGAAAAATGGCAAATTCTTAAAAATTATAATGCTATACATAAGGATAATATTTATCAAGTGAGTTATAAAAATGGCGTAATTTTAAGCTGTGGCACGGATAGGCGTGTAGGTGTGGTGAGAAAAGAAGAGCAAAATTTTTTACAAAAAGATTTTTTAATCTATGCTTGTGCTTTAAGTCCTAGTGGAAAATTAGCTGCTTTTAGTGATAATAATAGTGGCATTACGGAGCTTTTTGAAACTAGCACTTTAAAAAGCATAAAACAATTTAAAAATTTGGATATGATGAGCGAATTTATTATATTTTTAGATGATAGCACTTTGCTGATTTCTGGTTTTGGCAAGGTAATTTTGATGAGGAGTTTGTGA
- the napA gene encoding periplasmic nitrate reductase subunit alpha — protein MNRRDFIKNTAIASAASVAGISMPTSLMAAPKEEWQWDKSVCRFCGTGCGIMVARKDGKIVAIKGDPVAPVNRGLNCIKGYFNAKIMYGEDRLVMPLLRVNSKGEFDKKGKFQQVSWQRAFDEMEKQFKKAYNELGVTGVGIFGSGQYTIQEGYATVKLAKAGFRTNNIDPNARHCMASAVVGFMQTFGVDEPSGCYDDIELTDTIITWGANMAEMHPILWSRVSDRKLSNLDKVKVVNLSTFSNRTSHIADSEIIFKPNTDLAILNFIAREIVYNHPEAMDKDFIKNHCVFATGYADIGYGMRANANHPKFKKSEKDIVAKENSIILDEEEATALSYLGVKAGDTLKMTHQNVPDKNWEISFEDFKKALEPYTLDYVAKVSKGDDDESLEDYKKKLQELANLYIEKNRKVVSFWTMGFNQHTRGTWVNEQAYMIHFLLGKQAKPGNGAFSLTGQPSACGTAREVGTFSHRLPADMVVANPKHRAISEKIWKVPNGTINPKPGSPYLKIMRDLEDGKIKFAWVQVNNPWQNTANANHWIEAARNMDNFIVVSDCYPGISAKVADLILPSAMIYEKWGSYGNAERRTQHWRQQVLPVGAAMSDTWQVMEFAKRFKLKEVWGEKKVDEKLNLPSVLDEAKAMGYSEEDTLYDVLFANAEAKKFKADDKIAKGYDNSEVNGDERRIVGSDGEEFKGYGFFVQKYLWEEYRKFGLGHGHDLADFNTYHQVRGLRWPVVNGKETQWRFNTKFDYYAKKAAPKSDFAFYGDFDKNLQKGDLLEPRTEEKFSIKNKAKIFFRPFMKAPERPSEEYPFWLSTGRVLEHWHSGTMTMRVPELYRAVPEALCYMNEEDCKKLKLEQGDLVWVESRRGKVKAKVDMRGRNKPPKGLVYVPWFDENVYINKVTLDATCPLSKQTDFKKCAVKITKA, from the coding sequence ATGAATAGAAGGGATTTTATCAAAAATACGGCAATTGCAAGTGCTGCAAGTGTCGCAGGTATCAGTATGCCAACTTCTTTAATGGCTGCACCTAAGGAAGAATGGCAATGGGATAAATCTGTATGCCGATTTTGCGGAACGGGCTGTGGAATTATGGTGGCTAGAAAAGATGGAAAAATAGTCGCTATTAAAGGAGACCCTGTTGCTCCTGTAAATCGTGGGCTTAACTGCATTAAGGGTTATTTCAATGCTAAAATTATGTATGGTGAAGACCGCCTTGTAATGCCTTTACTTCGTGTCAATAGCAAGGGAGAATTTGACAAAAAAGGTAAATTTCAGCAAGTTTCGTGGCAAAGAGCTTTTGATGAGATGGAAAAGCAATTTAAAAAAGCTTACAATGAGCTTGGAGTTACTGGCGTTGGAATTTTTGGTAGTGGGCAATATACCATTCAAGAAGGTTATGCGACTGTTAAACTTGCAAAGGCTGGTTTTAGAACAAATAATATCGACCCAAATGCAAGGCATTGTATGGCTTCAGCTGTTGTAGGCTTTATGCAAACTTTCGGCGTTGATGAGCCATCAGGCTGTTATGACGATATAGAGCTAACCGATACTATCATTACTTGGGGAGCTAATATGGCTGAAATGCACCCTATTTTATGGTCTAGGGTAAGTGATAGAAAGCTAAGTAATTTAGATAAGGTTAAAGTTGTGAATCTTAGCACCTTTTCAAACCGCACAAGTCATATAGCTGATAGCGAAATTATTTTTAAACCAAACACGGATTTAGCGATTTTAAATTTCATAGCGAGAGAAATTGTTTATAATCACCCTGAGGCTATGGATAAAGATTTTATTAAAAATCACTGCGTTTTTGCGACAGGATATGCCGATATAGGTTATGGTATGAGGGCAAATGCTAATCACCCCAAATTCAAAAAAAGCGAAAAAGATATAGTTGCGAAAGAAAATAGCATCATCTTAGATGAGGAGGAGGCGACTGCTCTTTCTTATTTGGGTGTAAAGGCTGGTGATACGCTTAAAATGACACATCAAAATGTGCCAGATAAAAACTGGGAAATTTCTTTCGAGGACTTTAAAAAGGCACTTGAGCCTTATACTTTAGACTATGTAGCTAAGGTTTCTAAGGGCGATGATGATGAGAGTTTGGAAGATTATAAGAAAAAATTGCAAGAGCTTGCAAATTTATATATAGAAAAAAATCGCAAAGTTGTGAGCTTTTGGACTATGGGTTTTAATCAGCACACAAGAGGCACGTGGGTCAATGAACAAGCTTATATGATACACTTTTTACTAGGCAAACAAGCAAAACCGGGCAATGGTGCTTTCTCACTTACAGGACAGCCTTCAGCTTGTGGCACGGCTAGAGAGGTTGGCACTTTTTCACACCGCTTACCAGCAGATATGGTCGTGGCTAATCCTAAACACAGGGCTATTTCTGAAAAAATTTGGAAAGTTCCTAATGGGACAATTAATCCAAAGCCGGGTTCGCCTTATCTTAAAATTATGCGTGATTTAGAAGACGGCAAGATTAAATTTGCTTGGGTTCAAGTCAATAATCCTTGGCAAAATACCGCTAATGCGAATCACTGGATAGAAGCGGCGCGTAATATGGATAATTTTATCGTTGTGAGCGATTGTTATCCGGGAATTTCAGCGAAAGTGGCGGATTTGATTTTGCCAAGTGCGATGATTTATGAAAAATGGGGTTCTTATGGTAACGCAGAAAGAAGAACGCAGCACTGGAGACAGCAAGTTTTGCCTGTGGGTGCGGCGATGAGTGATACTTGGCAGGTAATGGAATTTGCAAAACGCTTTAAACTTAAAGAGGTTTGGGGAGAGAAAAAAGTCGATGAGAAATTAAATTTACCAAGCGTTTTAGACGAAGCTAAGGCTATGGGATATAGCGAAGAAGATACGCTTTATGATGTGCTTTTTGCTAATGCGGAGGCTAAGAAATTTAAGGCTGATGATAAAATTGCTAAAGGTTATGATAATAGTGAAGTCAATGGCGATGAAAGAAGAATTGTCGGTAGCGATGGAGAGGAATTTAAGGGCTATGGCTTTTTCGTGCAGAAATATCTTTGGGAAGAATACCGCAAATTTGGCTTAGGACACGGACACGACTTAGCAGACTTTAACACTTATCATCAAGTAAGGGGATTAAGATGGCCTGTGGTAAATGGCAAAGAAACCCAGTGGAGATTTAATACCAAATTTGATTATTATGCGAAAAAAGCTGCACCAAAAAGTGATTTTGCTTTCTATGGAGATTTTGATAAAAATTTACAAAAAGGCGATTTACTTGAACCTAGAACGGAAGAGAAATTTAGCATTAAAAATAAGGCTAAAATTTTCTTTAGACCTTTTATGAAAGCACCTGAAAGACCAAGCGAGGAGTATCCATTTTGGCTTTCTACGGGTAGGGTTTTAGAGCATTGGCATAGTGGAACGATGACTATGCGTGTGCCAGAGCTTTACCGTGCTGTGCCTGAAGCACTTTGTTATATGAACGAGGAAGATTGTAAAAAACTCAAGCTTGAGCAAGGCGATTTAGTGTGGGTAGAATCAAGACGCGGTAAGGTTAAAGCCAAAGTTGATATGAGAGGAAGAAATAAACCGCCTAAGGGGCTTGTTTATGTGCCGTGGTTTGATGAAAATGTGTATATTAACAAAGTAACCCTTGATGCGACTTGTCCGCTTTCTAAGCAAACAGACTTTAAAAAATGTGCGGTAAAGATTACTAAGGCTTGA
- the mrdA gene encoding penicillin-binding protein 2 — MRMRLVVAFIFLFFVLLLSRVYYLSIKSNVYYEELARQNSIKTEYLVPTRGEILDRNGSILAMNDLGFSIALKPYLSIKKEHRGKLDLEIAKLQEHFPDLNATLLARTYKRADSYYNQDFIEVIDFLSYDEISPHFSQLSQNENVRIIPTTKRKYPYGKLASHVIGYTQKANLQDISENEIAKLTNYTGKSGIERYYNEILQGQKGERVYKVNAFNQVLEELSYKDSSSQDISLSIDIALQSYLSEIFADNSGAAVIMDAYSGEILAASSFPEYDLNPFVRGISTKDWKALIENLDHPFTNRLVNANYPPGSVVKMGVGLAFLNSNSINTATEFYCSGSVELAGRNFRCWNRSGHGNMDLKHAIKHSCDVYFYEGGLKVGIDTISSTLSRIGFGAKTGVDLPNEFVGVVPSKEWKMQRYKKPWYQGETLNTSIGQGNFLVTPMQIAKYTAQIATGEEVNPHFLKDKNLSSPKEIFTLFEKSQLPYLRNSMYAVANEQGGTAYRYLNHLPVKIAAKTGTAQVIGFSQADKNRVNEAELKYYTRSHTWITSYAPYNKPRYVVTILLEHGGKSTTTGILTAQIYQKMVQMGYFKN, encoded by the coding sequence ATGAGAATGCGTCTTGTTGTGGCTTTTATTTTTCTTTTTTTTGTGCTTTTGTTAAGTAGGGTGTATTATCTTAGTATAAAATCTAATGTCTATTATGAGGAGCTTGCAAGACAAAATTCGATTAAAACAGAATATTTAGTCCCAACAAGAGGTGAAATTTTAGATAGAAATGGCTCGATTTTAGCGATGAACGATTTGGGATTTAGCATAGCACTTAAGCCTTATTTAAGTATTAAAAAGGAACATAGGGGGAAGTTAGATCTTGAAATTGCTAAATTACAAGAGCATTTTCCAGACCTTAATGCAACGCTGTTGGCAAGAACTTATAAAAGAGCTGATTCTTATTATAATCAAGATTTTATTGAGGTGATTGATTTTCTAAGCTATGATGAGATTAGTCCGCATTTTTCACAGCTTTCTCAAAATGAAAATGTCCGCATTATCCCCACGACTAAGCGTAAATATCCTTATGGCAAATTAGCCTCACATGTGATAGGCTATACTCAAAAGGCAAATTTGCAAGATATAAGTGAAAATGAGATAGCAAAACTGACTAATTACACGGGAAAAAGTGGCATTGAGCGTTATTATAATGAAATTTTGCAAGGGCAAAAAGGCGAGAGAGTTTATAAGGTTAATGCTTTCAATCAAGTTTTAGAGGAGCTTTCTTACAAGGACTCTAGCTCACAAGATATTAGTTTAAGTATAGATATAGCTTTGCAGAGTTATTTGAGTGAAATTTTTGCTGATAATAGTGGAGCAGCTGTGATAATGGACGCTTATAGTGGTGAAATTTTAGCTGCTTCAAGCTTTCCTGAATATGACCTTAATCCTTTTGTGCGTGGTATTTCAACAAAAGACTGGAAAGCCTTAATAGAAAATTTAGACCACCCCTTTACAAATCGCTTGGTTAATGCAAATTACCCACCCGGATCCGTTGTAAAAATGGGCGTTGGACTTGCTTTTTTAAATTCAAATTCCATTAATACCGCCACTGAGTTTTATTGCTCTGGTTCTGTTGAGTTGGCGGGGCGAAATTTTCGCTGTTGGAATCGAAGCGGACACGGAAATATGGACTTAAAACACGCCATAAAGCATAGTTGTGATGTTTATTTTTATGAAGGTGGTTTGAAAGTAGGCATTGATACGATTTCCTCAACCCTCTCACGCATAGGCTTTGGGGCAAAAACGGGTGTAGATTTGCCTAATGAATTTGTCGGGGTTGTGCCAAGTAAAGAGTGGAAAATGCAACGCTACAAAAAGCCGTGGTATCAAGGCGAAACGCTTAATACTAGCATAGGGCAGGGTAATTTCTTAGTAACTCCTATGCAAATTGCCAAATACACTGCGCAAATTGCCACAGGCGAGGAGGTTAATCCTCATTTTTTAAAGGATAAAAATCTTAGCTCTCCTAAGGAAATTTTTACACTTTTTGAAAAGAGCCAACTTCCTTACCTTAGAAATTCAATGTATGCTGTGGCAAATGAGCAAGGTGGAACAGCTTATCGCTATTTAAATCATTTGCCTGTTAAAATCGCAGCCAAAACAGGCACAGCACAAGTTATAGGCTTTTCTCAAGCGGATAAAAATAGGGTCAATGAAGCCGAGCTTAAATACTACACGCGTTCTCATACTTGGATTACAAGCTATGCACCTTATAATAAACCTCGTTATGTTGTTACAATACTTCTTGAACACGGCGGTAAAAGCACAACAACAGGAATTTTAACCGCACAAATTTATCAAAAAATGGTTCAAATGGGTTATTTTAAAAACTAA
- a CDS encoding AzlC family ABC transporter permease has product MKKLLVITLPVLMGYIPLGMAFGILASSAGFSFYEVLLSSVIVYAGAGQFILVALISAGAGFLEVALTSFLVNFRHFFYTLSLLEEFKKMNFLKHYAIFALTDESFAIISSKKRQIKNLKQKGHSQLIFAICFLNHSYWILGSLLGFLFQQNVKIDYSGIEFSLNALFIVLAYELYKQNPKFKILLFATLLSLIALFYIDKAYMFAFCLSMGLALLFLGKKYV; this is encoded by the coding sequence ATGAAAAAACTTTTAGTGATTACTCTGCCCGTTTTAATGGGCTATATCCCTCTTGGAATGGCTTTTGGAATTTTAGCTTCAAGTGCTGGATTTAGCTTTTATGAAGTGCTTTTAAGCTCTGTGATTGTTTATGCTGGGGCAGGGCAGTTTATCTTAGTCGCTTTAATAAGTGCTGGAGCAGGGTTTTTAGAAGTCGCCTTAACCTCATTTTTAGTCAATTTCAGGCACTTTTTTTACACCTTATCCTTGCTAGAAGAATTTAAAAAGATGAATTTTTTAAAACATTATGCCATTTTTGCACTCACTGATGAAAGTTTTGCCATCATTAGTTCTAAGAAAAGACAGATAAAAAATTTAAAGCAAAAAGGGCATTCTCAACTTATTTTTGCCATTTGTTTCTTAAATCATAGCTATTGGATTTTAGGCTCTTTGCTTGGATTTTTGTTTCAACAAAATGTTAAAATTGATTATAGTGGGATAGAATTTTCTCTTAATGCACTTTTTATCGTCCTAGCTTATGAGCTTTATAAACAAAATCCCAAATTTAAAATTCTTCTTTTTGCCACTTTGCTTTCACTCATCGCACTTTTTTACATCGATAAGGCATATATGTTTGCTTTTTGTTTAAGTATGGGACTTGCTTTACTTTTTTTGGGGAAAAAGTATGTTTGA
- a CDS encoding nitrate reductase cytochrome c-type subunit, with translation MKNKIFLVSAAAALFLAACAMNNGVSSEQIGLRKANLNNENSVILSDINYSGLGAGESALLERAFENAPPLISHNLDGMLPITKESNSCLTCHDKAIASDVGAIAAPASHYYDFWKNKPTGDMISEIRYNCTQCHVAQSDAKPLVGNTFKAEFKNEASKKKSNLLDVMNEGVK, from the coding sequence ATGAAAAATAAAATTTTCTTAGTTTCTGCGGCGGCGGCTTTATTTTTAGCAGCTTGTGCGATGAATAATGGGGTAAGTTCTGAGCAAATTGGACTTAGAAAGGCGAATTTAAACAATGAAAATAGCGTTATTTTAAGCGATATTAATTATAGTGGCTTAGGTGCTGGAGAATCAGCTCTTTTAGAAAGAGCTTTTGAAAATGCTCCGCCACTCATCTCACATAATCTTGATGGTATGCTCCCTATCACAAAGGAGAGTAATTCTTGCCTAACTTGCCACGATAAGGCTATTGCTAGTGATGTTGGTGCTATCGCTGCTCCTGCAAGCCATTATTATGATTTTTGGAAAAATAAACCAACGGGCGATATGATTAGCGAGATAAGATATAATTGCACTCAGTGCCATGTCGCACAAAGTGATGCTAAGCCTTTGGTGGGTAATACCTTTAAAGCGGAATTTAAAAATGAAGCAAGTAAGAAAAAATCAAATCTTCTTGATGTGATGAACGAGGGCGTAAAATAA
- the napH gene encoding quinol dehydrogenase ferredoxin subunit NapH: protein MKYLILRRVVQILILALFAFSAFDFILKGDLSSSKLFSTIPLSDPFAVLQIYLASFSIDFMALLGACVVLVLYGVFLGRAFCAWVCPVNLITDFAAFVRVKFGFKSNKSLVLSKNLRYYLLILVLILSFTLSLPVFEGISYIGIVHRGIIFGGASWLFVAFVIFCIDAFLSPRATCSHLCPLGAFYALMTRFALLKIEHKVSKCTKCYHCVSVCPEKQVLWMIGKESASVNSGECIRCGRCIDVCNDDALSFNIFDLRKKDEK from the coding sequence GTGAAATATCTCATTTTAAGACGCGTGGTTCAAATTTTGATTTTAGCACTTTTTGCTTTTAGTGCCTTTGACTTCATTTTAAAGGGTGATTTAAGCTCATCTAAGCTTTTTTCTACCATACCTTTAAGCGATCCTTTTGCTGTGCTTCAAATTTATCTTGCTAGTTTTAGCATAGATTTTATGGCTTTGCTTGGAGCTTGTGTGGTGCTTGTTTTATATGGAGTATTTTTGGGTAGAGCTTTTTGTGCTTGGGTGTGTCCTGTGAATTTAATTACAGATTTTGCTGCTTTTGTAAGAGTGAAATTTGGATTTAAATCAAATAAAAGCTTGGTTTTAAGCAAAAATTTGCGTTATTATCTTTTAATCTTAGTTTTAATCCTATCTTTCACACTTTCTTTGCCTGTATTTGAAGGAATTTCTTATATAGGAATCGTGCATAGAGGGATTATTTTTGGAGGAGCTTCTTGGCTTTTTGTTGCTTTTGTAATCTTTTGCATTGACGCATTTTTAAGTCCTAGAGCAACCTGTTCGCATTTATGTCCTTTAGGAGCTTTTTATGCTTTAATGACGCGTTTTGCCTTGCTTAAAATTGAGCATAAGGTAAGTAAATGCACTAAATGTTATCACTGCGTGAGCGTTTGCCCCGAAAAGCAAGTGCTTTGGATGATAGGAAAAGAAAGTGCAAGTGTGAATTCTGGCGAGTGTATAAGGTGTGGTAGGTGCATTGATGTATGCAACGATGATGCTTTGAGTTTTAATATTTTTGATTTAAGGAAAAAAGATGAAAAATAA
- the yihA gene encoding ribosome biogenesis GTP-binding protein YihA/YsxC gives MISSAIFLTSLAKFDPNFEVNCAEVAFLGRSNVGKSSLINALCKQKKLAKSSSTPGKTQLINFFEIKCKKNEEEFKIHFIDLPGFGYAKVSKNLKEIWNKNLDEFLKFRTSIKLFLHLIDSRHTNLEIDLGVDAYLKSFLRGDQQILKVFTKADKLNQSQKTKLKNDFENSLLISNLNKSGLTLLENIILEKTLGL, from the coding sequence ATGATAAGTAGTGCCATCTTTCTCACTTCTTTGGCTAAATTTGACCCAAATTTTGAAGTAAATTGTGCTGAAGTGGCATTTTTAGGGCGTTCAAATGTTGGTAAAAGCTCTCTCATTAACGCCCTTTGTAAGCAGAAAAAACTCGCAAAAAGCTCAAGCACACCGGGAAAAACCCAGCTTATCAATTTTTTTGAAATCAAATGTAAGAAAAACGAAGAAGAATTTAAAATTCATTTTATTGATTTGCCCGGTTTTGGTTACGCTAAAGTTTCTAAAAATCTTAAAGAAATTTGGAATAAAAATTTAGATGAGTTTCTTAAATTTCGCACTTCCATAAAGCTTTTTTTACATCTTATCGATTCTAGGCATACAAATTTAGAAATTGATTTAGGTGTCGATGCGTATTTAAAAAGTTTTTTAAGGGGCGATCAGCAAATTTTAAAGGTTTTTACCAAGGCAGATAAGCTTAATCAAAGTCAAAAAACAAAACTTAAAAATGATTTTGAAAATTCTTTACTGATTTCAAATTTAAATAAAAGTGGTTTAACTTTGTTAGAAAATATTATCTTAGAAAAGACGCTAGGATTATGA
- a CDS encoding LysE family translocator encodes MEYFLLFLTLVPLSLLPGFNMLLAFSLGLSLGYRATLWVMVGQLVGLALAVGICILSLNFLSQFEFIFQILKYFSIAFLLYMGFKLWRTKLSIKQDKITKKRRFYLMLQGFITSVSNPKVWIFFLSLLPSFIHLNLFFLMGLILSIEFSCLSLYALGGSVFKRFMNAHLDKIGKFSALCIVGIALSFLLE; translated from the coding sequence GTGGAATATTTTTTATTATTTCTTACGCTTGTGCCTCTTTCTCTTTTGCCAGGTTTTAATATGCTTTTAGCCTTTTCTTTGGGACTTAGTTTGGGTTATAGGGCGACTTTATGGGTTATGGTGGGGCAGTTGGTAGGACTTGCTTTGGCTGTTGGAATTTGCATTTTGAGCTTAAATTTTCTATCACAATTTGAGTTTATTTTTCAAATTTTAAAATATTTTAGCATAGCTTTTTTGCTTTATATGGGTTTTAAATTGTGGCGAACAAAATTAAGCATAAAACAGGATAAAATCACAAAAAAACGCCGCTTTTATCTTATGCTGCAAGGCTTTATCACTTCAGTAAGTAATCCAAAGGTATGGATTTTTTTCCTTTCTCTTTTGCCCTCTTTTATTCATTTAAATTTATTTTTTCTTATGGGTTTAATTCTTAGCATAGAATTTTCTTGCCTAAGTCTTTACGCTTTGGGCGGAAGTGTTTTTAAGCGTTTTATGAATGCTCATTTGGATAAAATTGGAAAATTTAGTGCCTTATGTATCGTTGGGATTGCCCTTAGTTTTTTGCTTGAATAA
- the napG gene encoding ferredoxin-type protein NapG, with amino-acid sequence MESRREFFIKSFKGLCLCAGGGFLATLALKADEGVFLRPPGAEDEERFLSKCIRCGLCVKACPYDTLKLASLLDAPANGTPFFKPREIPCYLCEDIPCIKDCPTDALDKNYLKKENGVKELKMGIAIVDSASCVAHWGIQCDACYRACPLIDKALKIETKRNERTAKHAFLLPVVDHEYCVGCGLCEKACITEEAAIRVLPRNYVLGKAGAHYVKGWDKQDENKLKNVGTQRKLDDKKAKDYLNAEDLL; translated from the coding sequence ATGGAAAGCAGAAGGGAATTTTTCATCAAAAGCTTTAAGGGCTTGTGCCTTTGTGCTGGAGGAGGTTTTTTAGCAACTTTAGCCCTAAAGGCTGATGAGGGCGTATTTTTGCGTCCTCCGGGTGCTGAAGATGAGGAGAGGTTTTTGAGTAAGTGCATTCGTTGTGGATTATGCGTGAAAGCCTGTCCTTACGATACTCTAAAACTTGCTTCTTTACTAGATGCACCCGCAAATGGCACACCTTTTTTCAAGCCGCGTGAAATTCCTTGTTATCTTTGCGAGGATATTCCTTGCATTAAAGATTGCCCAACCGATGCTTTAGATAAAAATTATCTTAAAAAAGAAAATGGCGTTAAAGAGCTTAAAATGGGTATAGCCATAGTCGATAGTGCTTCTTGTGTGGCACACTGGGGCATACAATGCGATGCGTGTTATAGGGCTTGTCCTTTGATAGATAAAGCTTTAAAAATCGAAACAAAGCGAAATGAACGCACCGCTAAACACGCTTTTTTACTACCTGTGGTTGATCACGAGTATTGCGTGGGCTGTGGGCTTTGCGAGAAAGCTTGCATTACCGAAGAGGCAGCGATACGCGTTTTACCAAGAAACTATGTTTTGGGTAAAGCTGGAGCACATTATGTTAAAGGCTGGGATAAGCAAGATGAAAATAAGCTTAAAAATGTTGGCACACAAAGAAAGCTTGATGATAAAAAGGCTAAAGACTATCTAAACGCGGAGGATTTGTTGTGA